In Embleya scabrispora, the DNA window TGCCGAGGTGGTGGAGCTGCTCGCGGCCCTGAACACCGGGCACGAGGGCGGCTGCGGCACGGTGCACGCGAACTCGGCGGCCGATGTGCCTGCGCGGTTGGAGGCGTTGGGGGCGCTGGCCGGTCTCGGCCGGGACGCGGTGCACAGCCAGGTGGCGGCCGCGCTCGATCTGGTCGTGCATGTGGTGCGCGAGCGCGACGGGTTGCGGCGAGCGGCCGAGGTCCATGTCCTGGAACGGGACACGGCGGGCTGGGTACGACCGGTGCCGGCGGTGAGCTTCGAACGCGCCGGCGGCTGCCGCCCGGGCCCGGGCCACGGCAGGTTGGCCGCGCTGCTCGCGGGGTGGTGGCGCGGATGACAACGACCTCGAAGGCCGGCGGGTCGGCCCGACTGGGGCGTCCTCAAGCGCCGGACGGGCTGGGTGGGTTGCGTTCACCGGTTCGGGTGGCGGTTTTCGGGGGTCTGCGGCGGGCGTCCTCAAGCGCCGGACGGGCTGGATGGGGTTGTGTTCGCCGGTTCGGGTGGCGGTTCCCGGGGCCTGCGGTGGGCGTCCTCAAGCGCCGGACGGGCTGGTGTTCGCCCGTTTGGGCGGCGGTTCGCGGGCGCCTGCGGTGGTTGTCCTCAAGCGCCGGACGGGCTGGGTGGGTTGCGTCCACCGGTTCGGGTGGCGGTTTCCGGGGGCCTGCGGTGGGCGTCCTCAAGCGCCGGACGGGCTGGATGGGGTTGTGTTCGCCGGTTCGGGTGGCGGTTCTCGGGGGCCTGCGGCGGGCGTCCTCAAGCGCCGGACGGGCTGGGGTGGGTTGCGTCCACCGGGGGGTGCGGTGGTTGTCCTGATGCGCCGGACGGGTGGATGAGGTCGTGTTGGCCGGTTCGGGCGGTGGTTTTTGGGTGCCTGCGGGGGGCGTTCTCGGGCGCCTGGGTGGGTGGGGGTCGCTGGGGTGGTTGGGGCGGTGGGGCGGCTTGGTTGTGGGTGGTGTCGGGGGTGTGGGAGCCGTGCGGGGCCGGATGGTGGTGGGGGTGTTTTTGGTGGCGGTTGGGTGGAGGTGGGTGGGTGATTTACGTGGTAATGGGGGCGTTTGGGGTTGGTGGGGTGGTGTGGTGGTCCATGGATCGGGTGGGGCCTGGGCGGGTGGCTGGGGTGTTGGGGGTTTCGGGCGAGCTCCGGCGTGGGTGGGGGGCTTGGGTGGGGGTGGTTGGGCGGCGTCGGTCGGTTGTTGCGGTGTTGGCCGTGGGGGGCTTGGTGGCTCTGGCGCTGGGGTCCGCGGTGCCTGTGCTGGTGGCTTTGCCGGGAGCCTGGGTGGTGCGACGGCGGCGGGATCGTGCCCGAGGTGAGCGGGATGCCGGGGCGGTGCGTTGTGGCGTGGTGCGGCTGTGTGCGGCGCTGGCGGGGGAGTCGCGCGCCGGGCGCACACCGGCACAGGCGTTGGCCGCCGCGGCGCATGCGGTGGATGGGCCGATCCTGGCCGTGGTGGGCGAGGCGATCGGGACCGCCCGAGTGGGTGGCGACGTGCCGGACGCGCTGGATCGTGCGGCGGCCGCGCCCGGGGCGGCCGGGCTGCGTCGGATCGCCGCCTGCTGGCGGATCGCGACCGGGCGAGGCGCCGGGTTCGCACCGGCCCTGGAACGGATCGCGGCGGGTCTGCGGGCCGAGGAGGACGCCCACGAGGAGGTGATCGCCGAACTCGCCGGGGTCCGCTCGACCGCGCAGGTCCTGGCCGCGCTGCCGGTGTTCGGTCTGTTCCTGGGCAGCGCCCTGGGGGCTCGGCCGGTGGAGGTGTTGTTGCGCACGCCGGTCGGGATCGGGTGCCTGTGCGCGGGGCTATCGCTCGTGGTGGTCGGTCTGGAGTGGACCGATCGCCTGGTGGCTCGAGCCGGTCCGGTGCCGGGATGAGCGCGACGGCGGTGCTGGTGGCGGTCGTCGCGGCGGCGGGCGGCGCGGCCGGCGCGGTGCGGGGGCGGGGCCCGGAGCTCCGCCGGCCGTCGGCGCGGGGGCGGGATCCGGCGCTTGGTCGGCGGGCCGCGGCGGGGCTCGGCGGGGTTGCGGTGTTCGCGCTGCTCGGAGGCTGGCTCGGGGGTGCGGCCGGGCTCGTGGTGGCGGTCGTCCTGAACCGGCGGCTGACGGGCCTGGAGTCGCGGTCCGGACGGGCCCTGCGGGATCGGCTGCGGGCCGATCTGCCGCCCGCGGCCGACCTGTTCGCGGCGTGCCTGGTGGCGGGCAGCACACCGGCGGACGCGGCCGATGCGGTCGCGCACGCGGTCGGCGGGCCGCTGGCGGGCCGACTGCGGCCGATCGTGGCCTCGTTGCGGCTCGGTGGCGACCCCGGGCGGTGCTGGCTCGGGCTGACGGACGACCCCGTACTCGCGCCGCTGGGGCGGGTGTTGGCCCGGGCGGCGACCGGGGGTGTGCCCGCGGCGGTCCTGGTCGCCGGGATGGCCGACGAGCAACGGGCCGAGCAGCGCCGGGCGGCGACTTCGGCCGCCCGCCGGGTGGGGGTGCGCGCCACGATCCCGCTCGGATTGTGCTTCCTGCCCGCGTTCCTGCTGGTCGGGGTGGTCCCGATCGTGATCGGCCTGAGCACGTCGCTGCTGCGGTCGAGGTGAGTCGGCGAGGGCTTCAACCGAAAAACCCACATTAATGCAGGTTTCATGCAGTTCCGTATCGATGAGGGGGAGACTCATGCGCATGTTGATTCCGAGCGCACGTCGAGTGTGGTCGTGGCTGCGTGTCGACACCGGGATGACCACCGCGGAATACGCGGTCGGCACGGTCGCCGCAGTGGCGTTCGGCGCGGTGTTGTTCAAAATCGTGACGAGTCCGGGAGTCGCTGCAGCGCTCGCCAAGGTGATCACCAAGGCGCTCGATGTCTCGTTCTGAGGCTCGCGACGAGGCGGGAACGGGTGCGCGTGCGGATGCCGGCCGCGCGGCGATGCGGGTGCTTCGCGGGGCGGACGGATTCGTGACCGCGGAGACCGCCGTGGTGTTGCCGGTCCTGGTGGTGGTGACCGCCGTGCTGACGGCCGGGATCGGGGCCGCCACCGCGCAGATCCGCTGCGTGGACGCGGCCCAGGCGGGGGCGCGTGCGCTGGCGCGGGGCGAGCCGACCGAGGTCGCGGTGGCGCGGGCCACGGCCGCCGGGCCGACCGGTGCGCGGACGGGGGTGTCCGGTGGGGACGGCCTGGTGCGCTTCCGGGTCACCGCCGAGGTCGGCGTGCCGGGTGCGGCCTGGGCCGGGATCACGTTCCACGTGGAACATACGGCGGTGGCGGCCGTCGAGGCGGAGGCGCCGCCGTGAGGGCAGGCCGGTCGGGACAGGAGGGCTCGGCCACGTTGTGGGTGCTTGCGTTCGCGCTGGTCCCGATGTGCGCGGCGGCGTTCGTCTTCGTCTTCGCCGGAGCGGTCGCGGCCCGACACCGCGCCGGTGCCGCCGCCGACCTGGCCGCACTGGCCGCCGCAGCTCGATCCGCCGGCGGCTCCGGCCCCGACGAGGCCTGCGCCTGGGCCCGCCGAGTGGCCCGAGCCCAGCAAACGAGTCTGACAAGCTGCCGCCTCACCAACGGCTTCGCCGAGGTCCGAGTATCGGCCCCCACCCGAATCGGCACAGCCCACGCCACCGCCCGAGCCGGCCCGGCCGCCGAACCACCGCAGCCCACCCCAACCAGCCCACCCACTCGACACCCGGCGTCCCCGCACGAGCCCCAGCCGAACCGAACGGCGCCGAACCGCCCAAAAAACAACCACCAACCACGCCGACCGACCCCGTCCCGGCCGCGGCACGGGTCGCGGGAGGGGTGCGCCGACCCGCCCCGTGGCCGGGTGCGATGCGCGTCTGCTTCGCAGCCGGGATGAAGTCCCACGCCGCAGGCGGCGACGCGTGTCCGCCACGCGGCCCGACGGTGTGGCGCTGCGCACATGGCACCCGTCCGCCACGCGGCCGAGGCAGACGGCCAACTCCCGACTTCACCCGCCCAGGTCGGCCCCCCACTGGGCGCGTCAGCGCCCACGACTCGGGCCACCCACGCGATCGACGCGCGCAGCGCGGAGAGCGGCGGAGCCGCCAGTTTTGGGCCGGATGGCCCGGAGCGAAGCGGAGGGACAGCCGGCCCCGAGCGAGGGGCCGCTTTTCTGCGGAGGAGCGAAGCGGGGGAGCAGAAAAGTGGTCCCTCGCGAGCCGGCGCGAAGCGCCCAACAAGAAGCAACGCTGCGGAACACGACCCGGGTCTCGTGTCGTGTTCGGGTCGCGACCCGGGTCTCGTGTCGTGTTCGGGTCGCGACCCGGGCCCCGTGCCGTGTTCGGGTCGCGACCCGGGCCCCGTGCCGTGCCGGGTTGCGACCGAGGCCCCGTGCCGTGTTCAGGTTGCGATCGAGGTCTCGTGCCGCGTTCGGGTTGCGACCGGGTCTCGTGCCGTGTCGGGTCGCGACCCGGGCCTTATGCCGCGTTCGGGTTGCCACCGAGGTCTCGTGCCGTGCCGGGTTGCGACCAGGGTCTCGTGCCGTGTCGGATCGCGACCGAGGCCCGTGCCGTGTCAAGTCGCGATCCGGAGTTCCGTGCCGTGTCGGGTCGTGTCCGGGGTCTCGTGTCGTGTTCGGGTCGCGACCGGGGCCTGTGCCGTGTCGGGTCGCGACCGGGGTCCCGTGTCGCGTTCGGGTTGCGACGGGGGTCCCATGCCGTGTCAGGTCGCGACCGGGTCCCGTGCCGTGTCGGGTCGTGTCCGGGGTCTCGTGTCGTGTTCGGGTCGCGACCGGGGCCTGTGCCGTGTCGGGTCGCGACCGGGGTCCCGTGTCGCGTTCGGGTTGCGACGGGGGTCCCATGCCGTGTCAGGTCGCGACCCGAGGCCCGTGCCGTGTCAAGTCGCGACCCGGAGTCTCGTGCCGTGTTCGGGTCGCGACCGGGTCCCGTGCCGTGTCGGGTCGCGACCGGGTCCCGTGCCGTGTTCGGGTCGCGTCCGGGGTCTCGTGTCGTGTTCGGGTCGCGACCGGGGCCTGTGCCGTGTCGGGTCGCGACCCGGAGTCCCGTGTCGCGTTCGGGTGGCGACGGGGGTCCCGTGCCGTGTCGCGTTGCGACCGGGGTCCCGTGTCGTGTTCGGGTCGCGACCAGGGCCTGTGCCGTGTCGGGTCGCGACCCGGAGTCCCGTGCCGCGTTCGGGTGGCGACGGGGGTCTCGTGTCGCGTTCGGGTCGCGCCCAGGCCAGTGCTGTGTCGGGTCGCGACCGGGGTCCCGTGCCGTGTTCGGGTGGCGACGGGGGTCCCGTGCCGTGTCAGGTCGCGACCCGGGCCTGTGCCGTGTCAGGTCGCGACCAAGACCCCGAGCCGTGTTCGGGTCGCGACCGGGGTCCCATGCCGCGATCGGATCGCGACCGGAGTCCCGTGTCCTATCCGGCCCACAACCCAAAGTCCCGTGTCCTATCCGGCTCACAACCCAACACCCCATGCCCTGTTCGGCTCCCCACCCCCGCCCCGTCGCTGCGTCCGAGTCGCGATCCCGGTGCCATCGGACCACCTCTGACCACCCCCGCCCACCGCGCTCGTCCCATCCGATGTGCTTCGCCGGGCCACCCCTATGGCTCGCTCGGGGTTGGCCACCCCCGGGTCGGTTCACCGCTCGACCGGCCCCGGCCGGCTCCCGCCCGCCCCACCCCGGCCGGGCCCCGCTCACCCCCGCCCCGCCCCGCTCCGCCCCGCTCAGCCACTCCCTCCGCCCGTGCCCCGGGCCTCCCCCAGCAGCGCGTCCAGCAGGGCGATCGCTGCCGGCTTGTTCAAAGGCTGGTTGCCGTTGCCGCATTTCGGGGACTGGATGCAGCTCGGGCAGCCGTGGTCGCATTCGCAGGAGGCGATGGCCTCCCTCGTCGCGGTCAGCCAGGTGTCGGCGGTGACGTAGGCGCGTTCCGCGAAGCCGGCGCCGCCCGGGTGGCCGTCGTAGACGAAGACGGTCGGCAGCCGGGTGTCCGGGTGCAGCGACGTGGACACCCCGCCGATGTCCCAGCGGTCGCAGGTGGCGAACAGCGGCAGCAGGCCGATCGAGGCGTGCTCGGCGGCGTGTGCGGCGCCGGGCAGGTCGGTCGGGTCGATGCCCGCCTCGGCGACCTGCTCGGGCGTCACCGTCCACCACACGGCCCGCGTGCGCAGGCAGCGTTCGGGCAGGTCCA includes these proteins:
- a CDS encoding type II secretion system F family protein, whose amino-acid sequence is MRCGVVRLCAALAGESRAGRTPAQALAAAAHAVDGPILAVVGEAIGTARVGGDVPDALDRAAAAPGAAGLRRIAACWRIATGRGAGFAPALERIAAGLRAEEDAHEEVIAELAGVRSTAQVLAALPVFGLFLGSALGARPVEVLLRTPVGIGCLCAGLSLVVVGLEWTDRLVARAGPVPG
- a CDS encoding TadE family type IV pilus minor pilin — its product is MTAETAVVLPVLVVVTAVLTAGIGAATAQIRCVDAAQAGARALARGEPTEVAVARATAAGPTGARTGVSGGDGLVRFRVTAEVGVPGAAWAGITFHVEHTAVAAVEAEAPP
- a CDS encoding type II secretion system F family protein, with product MSATAVLVAVVAAAGGAAGAVRGRGPELRRPSARGRDPALGRRAAAGLGGVAVFALLGGWLGGAAGLVVAVVLNRRLTGLESRSGRALRDRLRADLPPAADLFAACLVAGSTPADAADAVAHAVGGPLAGRLRPIVASLRLGGDPGRCWLGLTDDPVLAPLGRVLARAATGGVPAAVLVAGMADEQRAEQRRAATSAARRVGVRATIPLGLCFLPAFLLVGVVPIVIGLSTSLLRSR
- a CDS encoding DUF4244 domain-containing protein, which codes for MLIPSARRVWSWLRVDTGMTTAEYAVGTVAAVAFGAVLFKIVTSPGVAAALAKVITKALDVSF
- a CDS encoding Rv3654c family TadE-like protein, whose amino-acid sequence is MRAGRSGQEGSATLWVLAFALVPMCAAAFVFVFAGAVAARHRAGAAADLAALAAAARSAGGSGPDEACAWARRVARAQQTSLTSCRLTNGFAEVRVSAPTRIGTAHATARAGPAAEPPQPTPTSPPTRHPASPHEPQPNRTAPNRPKNNHQPRRPTPSRPRHGSREGCADPPRGRVRCASASQPG